CGGACGGCGAGCTGGGCCCGGTCGGCATGGGCCTCGACCTCACCACCAAGTATGGCAAGTACTTTCTGATGGGCGACGATCCGCGCCTGCCCAAGATGCCCGAAAAGCCAACACTACTGGACTTCTTCAAATTTAGAGCAAAGGGCACCAATCATCTGCTGCAGAGCGCGACCCATGCCTTGAAGGCCGGGATGCCAGAGACCACCATCCTGGCCTGCCTTATACACGACATCGCCAACTCGATGTTCATCAAGAGCGATCACGGTTATTGGGGCGCCCAGCTCGTCGAGCCCTACGTGACCGAGGAAGTAAGCTGGGCTATTCGCGCACACCAGGCGCTCCGATTCTTTCCCGACCCCGCAGTTGGCTACGAATACCCCGAACAGTATGTTAAGCATTTTGGCCCCGATTACGATCCCGACCCCTATATCAAGGACGCCTACCGGCGGGCCCGCAATCACAAATGGTACATGACGGCGAGGATGATCACCGTGCATGATATCTATTCGTTCGATCCCAACGCGGTGGTAAGTTGGGAGCCTTTCGTCGATATCGTGGGGCGCAACTTCCGCCAACCCAAGGAGGGACTGGGCAACGACGACAGCCCCTCGGCGCACATGTGGCGCACGATTCGACGCCCGACCAAGTAT
The window above is part of the Candidatus Binataceae bacterium genome. Proteins encoded here:
- a CDS encoding HD domain-containing protein, which produces MATIQTLEERADALERKLSDDLDVLISKSALFNMADGELGPVGMGLDLTTKYGKYFLMGDDPRLPKMPEKPTLLDFFKFRAKGTNHLLQSATHALKAGMPETTILACLIHDIANSMFIKSDHGYWGAQLVEPYVTEEVSWAIRAHQALRFFPDPAVGYEYPEQYVKHFGPDYDPDPYIKDAYRRARNHKWYMTARMITVHDIYSFDPNAVVSWEPFVDIVGRNFRQPKEGLGNDDSPSAHMWRTIRRPTKYL